One Brassica napus cultivar Da-Ae chromosome A5, Da-Ae, whole genome shotgun sequence DNA window includes the following coding sequences:
- the LOC106393418 gene encoding uncharacterized protein At4g04775-like — protein MSSSSSVSGNTYFHRRHVERGTPKQCWCGEPAELCTSASRANPGRLYYCCRKGYIKRHLFKWADECLVEEVEDMKSVMSDMTKGISDLRVDVGRLEKELGKAEKMKCLMFPVVVCGFGMAIFWHYFFA, from the exons atgtcttcttcatcatctgtgTCTGGTAACACTTACTTTCACCGCCGGCATGTGGAAAGAGGAACGCCGAAACAGTGTTGGTGTGGTGAACCCGCTGAATTATGTACATCTGCATCACGGGCTAATCCAGGAAGACTGTACTATTGCTGTCGCAAAGGATATATTaag AGACATTTATTCAAATGGGCGGACGAGTGCTTGGTGGAAGAGGTAGAAGATATGAAATCGGTGATGAGTGACATGACCAAAGGCATATCAGATCTGAGAGTAGACGTTGGTCGGTTGGAGAAAGAACTCGGTAAAGCGGaaaagatgaagtgtttgatgttTCCAGTGGTGGTTTGTGGGTTTGGTATGGCCATATTTTGGCACTATTTCTTTGCGTAG